The following proteins come from a genomic window of Salinivibrio kushneri:
- the malE gene encoding maltose/maltodextrin ABC transporter substrate-binding protein MalE — translation MKKSLSAVALGTLIALGSFGANANIEEGQLTIWINGDKGYNGLAEVGDRFEQDTGIPVTVVHPDGLQDKFPQTASTGDGPDIVFWAHDRFGGYAESGLLAEIRPSDRLKEGMVDFAWDAVKYKGKYVGYPVAVESLSLIYNKDLVPNPPETWQDVVEMDAKLKEQGKSAIMWNLKEPYFTWPLMAADGGYAFKQTANGYDVKDAGINNQGVHDALHFMKQMVKDGVISSDMDYSVSESSFNQGDTAMTINGPWSWGNIEKSGINYGVTTLPTFQGEASKPFVGVLSAGISTASPNKALAVEFLENYLLTKEGLSTVNADKPLGAVALNAYQAELAQDSRIAATMENAKHGEVMPNIPQMNGFWAAAKNAIINVVDGRQSVEEALDDAETQMVK, via the coding sequence ATGAAAAAATCACTTAGCGCTGTTGCTCTCGGTACCCTGATTGCACTGGGTTCATTTGGCGCCAATGCCAATATCGAAGAAGGCCAACTGACGATTTGGATTAACGGAGACAAAGGCTACAACGGCCTTGCCGAAGTGGGTGACCGCTTTGAGCAAGACACGGGTATTCCTGTCACTGTTGTTCACCCTGATGGCCTGCAGGATAAGTTCCCGCAAACAGCGTCTACCGGCGATGGTCCAGACATCGTATTTTGGGCGCATGACCGTTTCGGCGGCTACGCAGAATCAGGCCTGTTGGCAGAAATCCGCCCTTCAGATCGTCTTAAAGAAGGCATGGTCGACTTTGCTTGGGATGCGGTGAAATACAAAGGCAAATACGTCGGTTATCCAGTGGCAGTGGAATCGCTTTCGCTTATCTACAACAAAGATTTGGTGCCTAATCCACCAGAAACGTGGCAAGACGTGGTTGAGATGGATGCCAAGCTCAAAGAGCAGGGTAAGTCAGCCATCATGTGGAACCTAAAAGAACCGTACTTTACATGGCCATTGATGGCGGCTGATGGCGGTTATGCGTTTAAGCAAACGGCCAATGGCTATGATGTGAAAGACGCCGGCATCAATAACCAAGGTGTGCATGACGCACTGCATTTCATGAAGCAGATGGTGAAAGACGGTGTGATTTCATCTGACATGGACTACTCGGTCTCTGAGTCTTCTTTCAACCAAGGTGACACAGCGATGACCATCAACGGCCCATGGTCGTGGGGCAACATCGAAAAGTCAGGCATCAATTACGGGGTAACCACTTTACCTACCTTCCAAGGTGAAGCGTCTAAGCCTTTTGTGGGTGTACTTAGTGCCGGTATTAGCACCGCGTCGCCAAACAAAGCACTGGCAGTTGAGTTTTTGGAAAACTACCTGCTGACGAAAGAAGGCCTTTCGACGGTCAATGCGGATAAGCCCCTAGGTGCAGTGGCGCTGAATGCTTATCAAGCAGAGCTGGCTCAAGATAGCCGTATTGCGGCGACCATGGAAAATGCCAAACATGGCGAAGTAATGCCAAACATTCCACAAATGAATGGATTCTGGGCGGCTGCCAAAAACGCCATCATCAATGTGGTCGATGGTCGCCAAAGCGTCGAGGAAGCGCTCGACGATGCGGAAACGCAAATGGTCAAATAA
- the malG gene encoding maltose ABC transporter permease MalG, translated as MAMVQGKSLKYRVWATHIGLCLFLALILFPLLMIIAISFREGNFATGSLIPKNPSLEHWKLALGFSVTNPDGTVTPPPFPVLLWLWNSVKVAGITSLFIVVLSTTSAYAFARMRFKGKQTILNAMMIFQMFPAVLALVAIYALFDKLGQYIPFLGLNTHGGLIFAYLGGIALHVWTIKGYFESIDGSLEEAAALDGATPWQAFRLVLLPLSVPILAVVFILSFIMAVGEVPVASILLSDVDSYTLAVGMQQYLYPQNYLWGDFAAAAVLSAVPITGVFLLAQRWLVGGLTAGGVKG; from the coding sequence ATGGCAATGGTACAAGGTAAATCCTTAAAATATCGCGTCTGGGCAACCCATATTGGCTTGTGCTTATTTTTGGCGCTGATCCTATTCCCGCTATTAATGATTATTGCGATTTCATTCCGTGAAGGGAATTTCGCCACTGGGAGTTTGATCCCGAAAAATCCATCACTTGAACATTGGAAATTAGCACTGGGTTTCTCGGTGACAAATCCTGATGGCACGGTCACGCCGCCGCCATTCCCCGTTCTGTTGTGGCTGTGGAACTCGGTAAAAGTGGCAGGTATTACCTCGCTGTTTATCGTGGTGCTCTCGACGACGTCGGCGTATGCCTTTGCCCGTATGCGATTTAAAGGCAAGCAAACCATCTTGAACGCGATGATGATCTTTCAAATGTTCCCCGCGGTGTTGGCATTGGTGGCTATCTATGCCTTGTTTGATAAGTTGGGGCAGTACATTCCGTTCTTGGGGCTCAACACGCACGGTGGTTTGATCTTTGCCTACTTGGGCGGGATTGCATTACATGTTTGGACCATTAAAGGCTACTTCGAAAGCATTGATGGTTCATTGGAAGAAGCCGCAGCACTGGATGGCGCCACCCCATGGCAGGCGTTTAGGCTGGTGTTGCTTCCGCTCTCCGTGCCTATTTTGGCTGTGGTCTTTATCCTGTCGTTTATCATGGCGGTAGGTGAGGTGCCGGTGGCGTCTATTCTGTTGTCGGATGTTGATTCGTATACCTTGGCGGTCGGCATGCAGCAGTATTTGTATCCGCAGAACTATCTGTGGGGCGACTTCGCGGCGGCAGCCGTGCTTTCAGCGGTACCGATTACCGGTGTTTTCTTACTCGCCCAACGTTGGTTAGTCGGTGGTTTGACCGCAGGTGGCGTGAAAGGGTAA
- the malK gene encoding maltose/maltodextrin ABC transporter ATP-binding protein MalK, with product MASVTFKNVCKAYDDDVMISKNVDLEIKDGEFVVFVGPSGCGKSTLLRCVAGLEDITSGDLYIDDQRVNEVEPSKRGVGMVFQSYALYPHLNLYDNMSFGLKLAKTNKAEVDKRVHQAAEILQLGHLLDRQPKSLSGGQRQRVAIGRTLVSQPRVFLLDEPLSNLDAGLRVQMRAQITKLQRQLGCTMIYVTHDQIEAMTMADKIVVLDEGRVAQVGKPLELYHYPQNRFVASFIGSPKMNFMSVFIEDVEPNRVKVQLSEGASFWVPVDGKTVTRGDRMSLGIRPEHLVAAKDGDAQIEGEATIVEKLGNETQIYLNLESADADVIYRQLDTVEIEPGEKYAIGIPAHRCHLFHSDGRACKRLHRENGVTFVDEEDAA from the coding sequence ATGGCAAGTGTCACGTTTAAAAACGTTTGTAAAGCGTATGACGACGATGTAATGATTTCAAAAAACGTTGACCTAGAGATTAAAGATGGCGAGTTTGTTGTCTTTGTCGGTCCATCTGGCTGCGGTAAATCCACCCTATTACGCTGCGTAGCGGGGCTGGAAGATATTACGTCGGGCGATCTTTATATTGATGATCAGCGCGTCAATGAGGTTGAGCCCTCGAAGCGCGGCGTCGGTATGGTATTCCAATCTTACGCGTTGTATCCCCACCTAAACCTCTACGACAATATGTCGTTTGGCTTGAAACTAGCAAAAACCAATAAAGCGGAAGTCGATAAGCGCGTTCATCAAGCGGCAGAGATCTTACAACTCGGTCACCTACTCGACAGACAACCCAAGTCGTTGTCTGGCGGACAACGTCAACGTGTCGCGATTGGCCGCACACTCGTCTCCCAACCTCGTGTATTCTTACTCGATGAGCCACTTTCCAACCTTGATGCTGGCCTACGCGTACAAATGCGCGCACAAATCACCAAACTGCAACGCCAACTTGGCTGTACCATGATTTATGTCACCCACGATCAAATTGAAGCCATGACCATGGCAGACAAAATTGTGGTGTTGGATGAGGGCCGAGTCGCACAGGTGGGCAAACCGCTCGAGCTATACCATTACCCACAAAACCGCTTTGTCGCGTCGTTTATCGGCTCACCGAAGATGAACTTCATGAGTGTCTTTATTGAAGATGTCGAGCCAAACCGTGTCAAAGTACAGCTCAGTGAAGGGGCCAGCTTCTGGGTGCCTGTCGATGGCAAAACCGTCACGCGCGGCGATCGCATGTCTCTCGGCATTCGTCCTGAGCATTTGGTGGCCGCCAAAGACGGCGACGCGCAAATTGAAGGGGAAGCAACCATTGTCGAGAAGTTGGGCAACGAAACGCAAATCTATCTCAACCTTGAAAGCGCAGACGCGGATGTGATCTATCGCCAGCTCGATACGGTTGAGATTGAGCCCGGCGAAAAGTACGCGATTGGCATTCCAGCCCATCGCTGTCATTTGTTCCACAGTGACGGTCGAGCGTGCAAGCGCCTGCATCGTGAAAATGGCGTCACCTTCGTTGATGAAGAAGACGCGGCGTAA
- the malQ gene encoding 4-alpha-glucanotransferase, producing MKESALKTVAQMANLADRYISAWGSEAAVPDSTLHDLLTSLGYDTRSDEALLASAEKKHKADVLAPVQVVQENEPVEIALHLGTSARESDFSWRLETEQGECFEGYLQSQIVRDERSDGGPLVFSLPCTLPWGYHRLSVIRKRRKAPYQMTLIMAPTQCYKQPELDRHKKMWGPSIQLYTLRTPHNWGIGDFGDLKQLVSELASRGADFVGLNPIHALFPANPEAASPYSPSSRRWLNLLYIDVSNVREFCLSARAQQLVGSAEFQRRLQAVRDTHWVDYSEVAALKMAVLPLLFQEFKQRELQQQTRRGLAFLDFIEKGGESLKQQATFDALHQYLRAEDPHAWGWPVFPEKYRRYENAATQAFIEQHSDDIQLYMYLQWIAEGQMEEVQAIAEEQGMSLGLYRDLAVGVSDAGSETWSDNSPLVLDASIGAPPDVLGPRGQNWGLPPFDPQALQHTGYHAYIELLRANMRHCGALRIDHVLGLLRLWWIPKGKNATEGAYLYYPVKDMLAILALESHRHQCSVIGEDLGTVPDEIVDLLADAGVHSYKVFFFETSADDGGFISPAHYTEQAMATLSTHDMPTIRGFWHCDDLKLGQELGLYPDEAQLQQLFDDRLKAKQGILDSVRWHGMLPDGVGGDARYVPMDGHLCRALQLHVAAGQSALLSVQLEDWLEMDKPVNIPGTVDEYPNWRRKLSVSLETLFGRDELNQLARDLSRVRMQASRQTV from the coding sequence ATGAAAGAATCTGCATTGAAGACAGTCGCACAAATGGCCAACCTCGCTGATCGCTATATCAGTGCATGGGGCTCAGAAGCGGCCGTGCCGGACAGTACCTTACATGACTTATTAACGTCACTTGGCTATGACACACGAAGCGACGAGGCGTTATTGGCGTCGGCGGAGAAAAAACACAAAGCGGATGTGCTCGCCCCTGTGCAAGTGGTGCAGGAGAATGAGCCGGTTGAAATTGCGCTTCATTTAGGCACCAGCGCGCGGGAAAGCGACTTTAGTTGGCGTTTGGAAACCGAACAGGGTGAGTGCTTTGAAGGGTATTTACAGTCGCAAATTGTTCGCGATGAGCGCAGTGACGGTGGCCCGCTGGTGTTTAGCCTGCCTTGCACGCTTCCATGGGGCTATCACCGATTGTCCGTGATACGTAAACGGCGCAAAGCCCCGTACCAAATGACACTCATCATGGCGCCGACCCAATGTTATAAGCAGCCAGAATTGGATCGACACAAGAAAATGTGGGGCCCGAGTATTCAGCTCTACACATTACGCACTCCTCATAACTGGGGAATTGGTGATTTTGGTGATCTGAAACAATTGGTTAGTGAGCTGGCCTCGCGGGGGGCTGATTTTGTCGGCCTTAACCCCATTCATGCGTTGTTCCCTGCCAACCCAGAAGCCGCGAGCCCTTATAGTCCGTCATCACGTCGTTGGCTTAATCTTTTGTATATTGATGTGAGCAACGTTCGAGAGTTTTGTTTGAGCGCCCGTGCGCAGCAATTAGTGGGCAGTGCCGAGTTTCAGCGTCGCCTGCAAGCAGTGCGCGACACCCATTGGGTCGATTATAGTGAAGTCGCTGCGCTAAAGATGGCCGTACTGCCTCTGTTGTTTCAAGAATTTAAGCAACGTGAGCTGCAGCAGCAGACACGACGTGGCCTTGCGTTTTTAGACTTCATAGAAAAAGGTGGAGAGAGCTTAAAACAGCAAGCCACCTTTGATGCCTTGCATCAATATTTACGCGCGGAAGACCCTCATGCTTGGGGCTGGCCCGTATTCCCTGAAAAATATCGTCGCTATGAAAATGCCGCGACGCAAGCATTTATCGAGCAGCATAGCGATGATATCCAGCTGTACATGTACTTACAGTGGATTGCCGAAGGTCAAATGGAAGAAGTACAGGCCATTGCTGAAGAGCAGGGGATGTCGTTGGGCTTGTACCGTGATCTTGCTGTTGGGGTGTCTGATGCGGGTAGCGAAACCTGGTCGGATAATTCACCGTTAGTACTGGATGCTAGCATTGGTGCGCCGCCGGATGTGTTGGGACCTCGGGGGCAAAACTGGGGCTTACCGCCATTTGATCCGCAAGCGCTACAACATACCGGTTACCATGCCTACATCGAGTTGTTGCGGGCCAACATGCGCCATTGCGGGGCTTTGCGTATCGATCATGTACTGGGCTTGCTGCGCTTATGGTGGATCCCTAAAGGAAAGAATGCCACCGAGGGCGCCTACTTGTACTATCCCGTTAAAGACATGCTCGCGATTTTAGCGCTTGAGTCGCACCGTCATCAGTGCAGTGTGATTGGTGAGGACTTGGGGACGGTACCAGATGAAATCGTTGATCTGCTTGCTGACGCGGGTGTGCATTCTTACAAGGTATTCTTCTTTGAAACTTCGGCGGATGATGGCGGGTTTATCTCTCCGGCACATTACACCGAGCAAGCGATGGCGACACTTTCCACCCATGATATGCCAACCATTCGTGGTTTTTGGCACTGTGACGATTTGAAACTCGGGCAAGAGCTAGGGCTTTATCCGGACGAGGCCCAGCTTCAGCAGTTGTTTGATGATCGCCTGAAAGCCAAACAAGGCATATTAGACAGCGTGCGCTGGCATGGCATGCTGCCAGATGGTGTTGGTGGCGACGCACGCTATGTGCCGATGGATGGTCACTTGTGCCGCGCGCTGCAATTGCATGTTGCTGCCGGCCAATCGGCGCTATTGAGTGTCCAATTGGAAGACTGGTTGGAAATGGATAAACCAGTAAACATTCCAGGAACCGTAGATGAATACCCTAACTGGCGACGCAAACTCTCGGTCAGTTTAGAGACACTGTTTGGGCGAGACGAACTCAATCAACTTGCCAGAGACTTATCGCGGGTGCGCATGCAAGCGAGCCGCCAAACGGTGTAA
- a CDS encoding glycogen/starch/alpha-glucan phosphorylase: MTPKQQHAFDKSAFKISMVQHLTQLGHSPDTAQLRDWYLALGRALAEHTTADLVATENDQAIKQAKSVNYLSLEFLIGRLTGNNLISMGLYDAIADAVSEFGFGLTDLLEQERDPSLGNGGLGRLAACFMDSLAAQQYPAVGYGLHYEYGLFRQSFKDGAQQEAPDAWREPEGYPWEVVRPDLAQTIGFYGHVEVIEDSGHTYRQWVPSMQIQAMPWDLPIVGYQSNTVYPLRLWEGRALTPFALDAFNAGDYTHAQQSMIDAGNLTKVLYPNDNHDAGKTLRLMQQYFHSAASVGDILRRHLDAGHPLAALPEHETIQLNDTHPTIAIPELMRVLLDDYRLAWDDAWSIASRTFAYTNHTLLPEALETWSEALIANLLPRHMEIIFEINHRFMQEVEAKWPGDVVKKQVLSVIDDKGERMVRMANLCVVGSYAVNGVAALHSQLVKRDLFPEFDALYPGRIQNVTNGITPRRWLKFCNPDLSNLISEKIGEQWPAQLEQLEQIAQYANDTAFQKTFMDVKKRNKQRLAGWVKEHLDITLNTDAIFDVQIKRLHEYKRQHLNLLHVISLYQRLINEPNFDMAPRVVFFAAKAAPGYELAKSIIYAINKVAETINNDPRVGDKLKVVFIPDYRVSMAEIIIPAADVSEQISMAGKEASGTGNMKMALNGALTIGTMDGANVEIREEVGDDNIYIFGLDVDGVTALRKKGYQPEAVYHSQPLLKAALDSLLDETFTPGQPGALRPVFDSVMGSGDPYLCLADFADYVRAHNDIDRDYRDASQWARKAILNTALVGKFSSDRSIRDYVNNIWQLEAVKR; encoded by the coding sequence ATGACACCAAAACAGCAACATGCGTTTGATAAAAGTGCGTTTAAAATCAGTATGGTTCAACACCTAACCCAGCTAGGTCATTCACCAGATACCGCGCAGTTACGCGATTGGTATCTCGCGTTAGGTCGTGCATTAGCCGAGCATACGACGGCTGACTTGGTGGCTACTGAAAACGATCAAGCAATCAAACAAGCTAAAAGTGTTAACTATTTATCCCTCGAATTTTTGATTGGCCGTTTAACCGGGAATAACCTCATTAGCATGGGTTTGTACGATGCCATTGCTGATGCAGTCAGTGAATTTGGATTTGGCCTGACAGACTTGCTCGAGCAAGAGCGCGATCCATCTTTAGGTAACGGTGGTTTGGGGCGTTTAGCGGCTTGCTTTATGGACTCGCTTGCCGCGCAACAGTATCCAGCCGTCGGCTATGGCTTGCACTATGAATACGGTCTTTTCCGTCAATCATTTAAAGATGGCGCACAACAAGAAGCACCGGATGCGTGGCGTGAGCCAGAAGGTTACCCGTGGGAAGTGGTGCGCCCTGACTTGGCCCAAACCATTGGCTTTTATGGCCATGTAGAGGTGATTGAGGACTCAGGGCACACGTATCGTCAGTGGGTGCCAAGCATGCAGATCCAAGCTATGCCTTGGGATCTGCCGATTGTGGGCTATCAAAGCAATACTGTCTATCCACTGCGCTTATGGGAAGGTCGAGCACTGACACCATTTGCTCTCGATGCCTTTAACGCGGGTGACTATACCCACGCCCAGCAATCTATGATTGATGCGGGCAACCTGACCAAAGTCTTGTACCCCAACGATAACCACGATGCGGGTAAAACGTTACGTTTGATGCAGCAGTATTTCCACAGTGCAGCATCTGTGGGGGATATTCTTCGTCGCCATTTAGACGCTGGCCACCCTTTAGCTGCGCTGCCTGAGCACGAAACCATTCAGTTGAACGATACTCACCCCACCATCGCTATTCCTGAACTGATGCGTGTGTTGCTGGATGACTATCGGCTAGCTTGGGATGATGCGTGGTCCATCGCCAGTCGTACCTTTGCTTACACCAATCACACCTTATTGCCCGAAGCCTTAGAAACCTGGAGTGAGGCGTTAATTGCGAACTTGCTACCGCGTCATATGGAGATCATTTTTGAGATTAACCATCGCTTCATGCAAGAGGTCGAAGCGAAATGGCCCGGCGATGTGGTGAAAAAGCAGGTGTTGTCTGTGATTGACGACAAAGGTGAGCGCATGGTGCGTATGGCGAATCTATGTGTGGTGGGCTCTTATGCGGTGAATGGCGTTGCGGCCTTGCACTCTCAGTTGGTTAAGCGTGATTTATTCCCTGAATTTGACGCGCTATATCCAGGCCGCATTCAAAATGTGACCAATGGCATCACACCGCGTCGCTGGTTGAAGTTCTGTAACCCTGACTTGTCCAACTTGATCAGTGAAAAAATTGGTGAGCAGTGGCCAGCGCAATTAGAGCAACTCGAACAGATTGCTCAATACGCCAATGATACTGCTTTTCAAAAGACATTTATGGATGTCAAAAAGCGCAACAAGCAGCGTTTGGCGGGATGGGTCAAAGAGCACCTCGATATCACTCTAAATACCGATGCGATTTTTGATGTACAAATTAAGCGTCTGCATGAGTATAAGCGTCAGCACCTTAACCTGTTGCACGTGATTTCGCTGTACCAGCGCCTTATCAATGAGCCGAATTTCGATATGGCACCGCGAGTGGTCTTTTTTGCCGCGAAAGCAGCCCCTGGCTATGAATTAGCAAAATCGATCATCTATGCAATCAATAAAGTCGCTGAAACCATTAATAATGATCCACGAGTCGGTGACAAGCTTAAGGTCGTCTTCATTCCTGATTATCGTGTCAGCATGGCCGAAATCATTATTCCGGCTGCCGATGTGTCTGAACAGATTTCTATGGCCGGTAAAGAAGCGTCTGGCACGGGTAACATGAAAATGGCACTCAACGGCGCACTCACCATCGGCACCATGGATGGCGCAAACGTGGAAATCCGTGAAGAAGTGGGTGACGACAACATCTATATCTTTGGTCTTGATGTCGATGGGGTCACGGCATTGCGCAAAAAAGGCTATCAGCCTGAAGCGGTCTATCACAGCCAGCCTCTATTGAAGGCCGCCTTGGATAGTCTGTTGGATGAAACGTTCACACCTGGTCAGCCAGGAGCGCTACGTCCTGTGTTTGACAGCGTAATGGGTAGCGGTGACCCGTATCTGTGTTTGGCTGACTTTGCCGATTACGTGCGGGCACACAATGACATTGACCGTGACTACCGTGACGCGTCGCAGTGGGCACGCAAAGCGATTTTGAACACCGCTTTAGTGGGCAAATTTAGCTCAGACCGCTCAATTCGCGATTACGTTAATAACATTTGGCAGCTAGAGGCGGTAAAACGCTAA
- the malF gene encoding maltose ABC transporter permease MalF: MTTSGSSLPSSTKAFIKWALLATVAIINGYATVLMYSRGETAFALLTVVLTALALYIFGSKKTYAHRYIYPGIAGMILFIIFPLVYTVGLSFTNYSAKNQLSFERAQSVLLERTFQSGDSYPFSLYQTDQGVRIVVEGENTRYATKPFEFATLADENLSLSPIDSVEGQKASLRDVIQNREALGNLDLQLSDDQTIRMSGLRKFAAIQSLYSLQDDGRTLINNKTGETLKPNDEIGYYQPVNASGEFVGDTVSPGYVVQIGTDNFERVWTDEGIKEPFIGIFIWTIVFSVLTVVFTLFIGLILASLVQWEELKGKSIYRLLLILPYAVPAFISILIFRGLFNQSFGEINMVLEALFGISPNWFSDPFLARSMVLTVNTWLGFPYMMILCMGLLKAIPDDLYEASAIDGANFVQNFTRITLPMMIKPLTPLLIAAFAFNFNNFVMIMLLTEGGPNRIGTTEPAGYTDLLVSYTYRIAFEGSGGQDFGLASAIATLIFLIVGALALINLRMTQKNEH; the protein is encoded by the coding sequence ATGACAACGTCAGGCTCTTCTTTGCCCAGCAGCACAAAAGCGTTCATAAAATGGGCGTTACTGGCTACTGTGGCCATTATCAATGGCTATGCCACCGTCTTGATGTATTCGCGTGGTGAAACCGCCTTTGCCCTGTTAACTGTGGTATTAACCGCACTAGCGCTGTACATTTTTGGCAGTAAAAAAACATACGCCCATCGCTATATCTATCCAGGTATCGCGGGGATGATCCTCTTCATTATTTTTCCGTTGGTTTATACTGTCGGGCTGTCATTCACCAACTATAGCGCCAAAAACCAACTCTCTTTTGAGCGCGCCCAGTCCGTATTACTAGAGCGAACCTTTCAAAGTGGCGACAGCTATCCTTTCTCTTTGTATCAAACGGATCAAGGCGTCCGTATTGTGGTGGAGGGCGAGAACACACGCTATGCTACCAAGCCATTTGAATTTGCAACGCTGGCCGATGAAAACTTGTCACTTAGCCCGATTGACAGTGTTGAGGGACAAAAAGCGTCACTCCGCGATGTGATTCAAAATCGAGAGGCGCTCGGTAATCTAGATTTGCAACTGTCAGATGATCAAACCATTCGTATGAGTGGGTTACGTAAGTTCGCTGCCATTCAATCGCTCTATAGCCTGCAGGACGATGGTCGCACGCTAATCAACAATAAAACCGGTGAGACGCTTAAACCTAACGATGAGATAGGCTATTACCAACCGGTTAATGCCTCCGGTGAATTTGTTGGCGACACGGTGTCACCCGGTTATGTGGTGCAAATTGGCACGGATAACTTTGAGCGTGTATGGACGGACGAGGGCATTAAAGAGCCGTTTATTGGCATCTTTATCTGGACGATTGTCTTTTCCGTGCTCACCGTTGTGTTTACCCTCTTTATCGGTTTGATATTGGCGAGCTTGGTGCAGTGGGAAGAGCTGAAAGGTAAGTCGATCTACCGCTTGTTATTGATCCTTCCGTATGCGGTACCCGCCTTTATTTCAATTTTGATTTTCCGTGGTTTGTTTAACCAAAGCTTTGGTGAAATCAACATGGTCTTGGAAGCCCTGTTTGGCATCAGTCCGAATTGGTTCTCTGACCCGTTCTTGGCGCGGAGCATGGTGCTCACCGTTAACACCTGGCTGGGTTTCCCTTATATGATGATCCTCTGTATGGGCTTGCTTAAAGCGATCCCCGATGATCTCTACGAGGCATCCGCGATTGACGGCGCGAATTTCGTTCAGAACTTCACCCGTATTACGCTGCCGATGATGATTAAACCGTTAACACCGCTGCTGATTGCCGCTTTTGCTTTTAACTTCAATAACTTTGTGATGATTATGCTGTTAACAGAAGGTGGGCCAAACCGCATTGGCACCACTGAGCCGGCCGGCTATACCGACTTGCTGGTCAGCTACACCTATCGCATTGCCTTTGAAGGCAGTGGTGGCCAAGACTTTGGTCTGGCAAGTGCCATCGCCACTCTGATTTTCTTGATTGTCGGCGCACTGGCGTTAATCAACCTTCGTATGACGCAGAAAAACGAGCACTGA